The Streptomyces sp. V3I7 genome segment TTACGTACGTCGACGAGGAGCGCCGTCAGCGCGACCTGCCCTCGCTGGAGGCCCACGTCTCCGTCGAGCGCCAGCAGATCGAGAACCGCCGCGACGCCGACCTCGAGGCCCGCGCCAAGAAGCTCGAGACCGACCTGGCCGAGCTCGAGGCCGAGGGTGCCAAGGCCGACGTGCGCCGCAAGGTGCGCGAGGGTGCCGAGCGTGAGATGAAGCAGCTGCGTGACCGTGCGCAGCGCGAGATCGACCGTCTCGACGAGGTGTGGAACCGCTTCAAGAACCTCAAGGTCCAGGACCTCGAGGGCGACGAGCTGCTCTACCGCGAGCTGCGTGACCGCTTCGGCACGTACTTCGACGGCTCGATGGGTGCCGCGGCGCTGCAGAAGCGCCTGGAGTCCTTCGACCTCGAGGAGGAGGCCGAGAAGCTCCGCGAGATCATCCGCACCGGCAAGGGCCAGAAGAAGACCCGTGCGCTGAAGCGGCTGAAGGTCGTGTCCGCCTTCCTGCAGACCTCCAACAGCCCCAAGGGCATGGTCCTCGACTGCGTCCCGGTCATCCCGCCGGACCTGCGTCCGATGGTGCAGCTGGACGGTGGCCGCTTCGCGACCTCCGACCTGAACGACCTGTACCGCCGTGTGATCAACCGCAACAACCGTCTGAAGCGCCTGCTCGACCTGGGTGCTCCGGAGATCATCGTCAACAACGAGAAGCGCATGCTTCAGGAGGCTGTTGACGCCCTCTTCGACAACGGTCGTCGTGGTCGCCCGGTGACGGGTCCGGGTAACCGCCCGCTGAAGTCCCTCAGCGACATGCTGAAGGGCAAGCAGGGTCGTTTCCGTCAGAACCTGCTCGGTAAGCGTGTGGACTACTCCGCGCGTTCCGTCATCGTCGTCGGTCCGCAGCTGAAGCTGCACCAGTGCGGTCTGCCCAAGGCCATGGCGCTGGAGCTCTTCAAGCCGTTCGTGATGAAGCGCCTGGTCGACCTGAACCACGCGCAGAACATCAAGAGCGCCAAGCGGATGGTCGAGCGCGGCCGCACGGTCGTGTACGACGTCCTCGAAGAGGTCATCGCCGAGCACCCGGTTCTGCTGAACCGTGCTCCCACCCTGCACCGCCTCGGCATCCAGGCCTTCGAGCCGCAGCTGGTCGAGGGCAAGGCCATCCAGATCCACCCGCTCGTCTGCACCGCGTTCAACGCGGACTTCGACGGTGACCAGATGGCCGTGCACCTGCCGCTGTCCGCGGAGGCGCAGGCCGAGGCCCGCATCCTGATGCTGTCCTCGAACAACATCCTCAAGCCCGCCGACGGCCGTCCGGTGACGATGCCGACCCAGGACATGGTCCTCGGTCTGTTCTTCCTCACCACCGACGGCGAGCTGCGTGACGTCAAGGGCGAGGGCCGGTCCTTCGGCTCCACCGCCGAGGCGATCATGGCGTTCGACGCGGGCGAGCTCTCGCTGCAGTCGGCCGTGGATATCCGCTTCCCGGTGGGCACCATCCCGCCGCGCGGCTGGACCCCGCCGGCGCGCGAGGAGGGCGAGCCCGAGTGGCAGCAGGGTGACTCGTTCCGTCTGCGCACCACCCTGGGCCGCGCGCTCTTCAACGAGCTGCTGCCCGAGGACTACCCGTTCGTCGACTACTCGGTCGGCAAGAAGCAGCTCTCCGAGATCGTCAACGACCTCGCCGAGCGCTACCCCAAGGTCATCGTGGCGGCGACGCTCGACAACCTGAAGGCGGCCGGCTTCTACTGGGCGACCCGTTCCGGTGTCACCGTCGCCATCTCCGACGTCGTCGTTCCCGAGGCGAAGAAGGAGATCGTCAAGGGCTACGAGGCCCAGGACGAGAAGGTCCAGAAGCAGTACGAGCGCGGTCTGATCACCAAGGAAGAGCGCACTCAGGAGCTCATCAACATCTGGACCAAGGCGACCAACGAGGTCGCCGAGGCGATGAACGAGAACTTCCCCAAGACGAACCCCATCTTCATGATGGTTGACTCGGGTGCCCGAGGAAACATGATGCAGATGCGGCAGATCGCCGGTATGCGTGGTCTGGTGTCGAACGCCAAGAACGAGACGATCCCGCGTCCGATCAAGGCGTCCTTCCGTGAGGGTCTGTCCGTGCTGGAGTACTTCATCTCCACGCACGGTGCCCGTAAGGGTCTCGCGGACACCGCCCTGCGTACCGCGGACTCGGGTTACCTGACCCGTCGTCTGGTGGACGTCTCGCAGGACGTCATCATCCGCGAGGAGGACTGCGGCACCGAGCGCGGCCTCAAGCTCCGCATCGCGGACCGCGGTGAGGACGGCGTGCTGCGCAAGGCCGACAACGTCGAGACCAGCGTGTACGCCCGTGCGCTGGCCGAGGACATCACCGTCGACGGCAAGGTGCTGGCCCCGGCCAACACCGACCTCGGCGACGTCCTCATCGACGAGCTGGTCAAGCACGGCGTCGAGGAGGTCAAGACCCGCTCGGTCCTGACCTGCGAGTCCGCCGTCGGCACCTGCGCGATGTGCTACGGCCGTTCGCTCGCCACCGGCAAGCTGGTCGACATCGGTGAGGCGGTCGGCATCATCGCCGCCCAGTCCATCGGTGAGCCCGGTACCCAGCTGACGATGCGTACCTTCCACACCGGTGGTGTGGCCGGTGACGACATCACCCAGGGTCTGCCCCGTGTCGTCGAGCTCTTCGAGGCTCGTACGCCGAAGGGTGTCGCCCCGATCTCCGAGGCCTCCGGCCGCGTGCGGATCGAGGAGACCGAGA includes the following:
- a CDS encoding DNA-directed RNA polymerase subunit beta', encoding MLDVNFFDELRIGLATADDIRQWSHGEVKKPETINYRTLKPEKDGLFCEKIFGPTRDWECYCGKYKRVRFKGIICERCGVEVTRAKVRRERMGHIELAAPVTHIWYFKGVPSRLGYLLDLAPKDLEKVIYFAAYMITYVDEERRQRDLPSLEAHVSVERQQIENRRDADLEARAKKLETDLAELEAEGAKADVRRKVREGAEREMKQLRDRAQREIDRLDEVWNRFKNLKVQDLEGDELLYRELRDRFGTYFDGSMGAAALQKRLESFDLEEEAEKLREIIRTGKGQKKTRALKRLKVVSAFLQTSNSPKGMVLDCVPVIPPDLRPMVQLDGGRFATSDLNDLYRRVINRNNRLKRLLDLGAPEIIVNNEKRMLQEAVDALFDNGRRGRPVTGPGNRPLKSLSDMLKGKQGRFRQNLLGKRVDYSARSVIVVGPQLKLHQCGLPKAMALELFKPFVMKRLVDLNHAQNIKSAKRMVERGRTVVYDVLEEVIAEHPVLLNRAPTLHRLGIQAFEPQLVEGKAIQIHPLVCTAFNADFDGDQMAVHLPLSAEAQAEARILMLSSNNILKPADGRPVTMPTQDMVLGLFFLTTDGELRDVKGEGRSFGSTAEAIMAFDAGELSLQSAVDIRFPVGTIPPRGWTPPAREEGEPEWQQGDSFRLRTTLGRALFNELLPEDYPFVDYSVGKKQLSEIVNDLAERYPKVIVAATLDNLKAAGFYWATRSGVTVAISDVVVPEAKKEIVKGYEAQDEKVQKQYERGLITKEERTQELINIWTKATNEVAEAMNENFPKTNPIFMMVDSGARGNMMQMRQIAGMRGLVSNAKNETIPRPIKASFREGLSVLEYFISTHGARKGLADTALRTADSGYLTRRLVDVSQDVIIREEDCGTERGLKLRIADRGEDGVLRKADNVETSVYARALAEDITVDGKVLAPANTDLGDVLIDELVKHGVEEVKTRSVLTCESAVGTCAMCYGRSLATGKLVDIGEAVGIIAAQSIGEPGTQLTMRTFHTGGVAGDDITQGLPRVVELFEARTPKGVAPISEASGRVRIEETEKTKKIVITPDDGSDETAYPISKRARLLVSEGEHVEVGQKLTVGATNPHDVLRILGQRAVQVHLVGEVQKVYNSQGVSIHDKHIEIIIRQMLRRVTIIESGDAELLPGELVERSKFEHENRRVVTEGGHPASGRPQLMGITKASLATESWLSAASFQETTRVLTDAAINAKSDSLIGLKENVIIGKLIPAGTGLSRYRNIRVEPTEEAKAAMYSAVGYDDIDYSPFGTGSGQAVPLEDYDYGPYNQ